One genomic segment of Agromyces intestinalis includes these proteins:
- a CDS encoding methyltransferase domain-containing protein: MDSESEADVNRADDSARPQAIDLAVDRRGVVWRSGGEPAGTPVDLEVDGRRVWSTHLPEAVNGVVRVPWPESLRPHLRGSGRIQVFAGDEPIAAGSFRFAPRPGGSASIPAPRSLAELAAAGTTVDKWGKLVGAATSELHELLLDAGAALIAVLADEGYRVAITGGTLLGAVRTGSILERDDDVDLLVYLGEQTPTDVSLASFELQRRLEQHGYRVIRHSDAHLQVPAGTTTAGRAAHVDLFMGFHHAGVYNQPIHVRAGLAESQLVPFEQIELGGRWFPSVRDPEAWLAACYGPSWRVPDPAFRFETPGVTRRRFEHWFGVFDSFRHHWQLSYDAVGGARRSDARDMLDRTEPGDLVVDLGTGSGRLAEVLAEAGRRVVAVDYASRALDEARLRADERFDVWELNLADRRAVTATAGELGGEGDVSFLLADTLAYLPEQTRRNVYGMIRVLAGEHGVAVASFPTRTSRRFAQQLPETWQLALPWLHDELAAHGLRFRLLRHDLRVIAGEPRVFAVVVIDVGDPDRSWEAVLMQRAKRMLRRGAGPEAPEPAPVESSADADARVAELERRVAELTEEIDELREDSRRIAELYDLVSQRLVDERD; the protein is encoded by the coding sequence ATGGATTCCGAAAGCGAAGCCGACGTGAACCGAGCCGATGATTCCGCACGCCCCCAGGCGATCGACCTTGCCGTCGACCGTCGGGGGGTCGTCTGGCGCAGCGGAGGCGAGCCGGCCGGGACACCGGTCGACCTCGAGGTCGACGGTCGTCGAGTCTGGAGCACGCACCTGCCCGAGGCGGTGAACGGCGTCGTGCGCGTGCCGTGGCCCGAAAGCCTTCGACCGCATCTGCGCGGGTCGGGGCGCATCCAGGTGTTCGCCGGTGACGAGCCGATTGCGGCCGGGTCGTTCCGCTTCGCCCCGCGACCCGGCGGCTCGGCGTCGATCCCGGCGCCGAGATCGCTCGCGGAGCTCGCCGCGGCCGGCACCACGGTCGACAAGTGGGGCAAGCTCGTGGGTGCCGCGACCTCCGAGCTGCACGAGCTGCTCCTCGATGCGGGCGCGGCGCTCATCGCCGTGCTGGCCGACGAGGGGTACCGGGTGGCGATCACCGGCGGCACTCTGCTCGGCGCCGTCCGCACCGGCAGCATCCTCGAACGCGACGACGACGTCGACCTGCTCGTCTACCTCGGCGAGCAGACGCCGACCGACGTCTCACTCGCGTCCTTCGAGTTGCAGCGGCGCCTCGAGCAGCACGGCTACCGCGTCATCCGCCACAGCGACGCGCATCTGCAGGTGCCCGCGGGCACCACGACGGCGGGGCGCGCTGCGCACGTCGACCTGTTCATGGGCTTTCACCACGCCGGTGTCTACAACCAGCCGATCCACGTGCGCGCCGGCCTCGCGGAGTCGCAGCTCGTGCCGTTCGAGCAGATCGAGCTCGGCGGGCGGTGGTTCCCCTCGGTGCGCGACCCCGAGGCGTGGCTCGCGGCCTGCTACGGGCCGAGCTGGCGCGTACCCGACCCGGCGTTCCGCTTCGAGACGCCCGGGGTGACGCGTCGCCGGTTCGAGCACTGGTTCGGAGTGTTTGACTCGTTCCGCCACCATTGGCAGCTCTCGTACGACGCCGTCGGCGGCGCGAGGCGATCGGATGCCCGCGACATGCTCGATCGCACCGAGCCCGGCGATCTCGTGGTCGACCTCGGCACCGGCTCGGGTCGGCTCGCCGAGGTGCTCGCCGAAGCGGGCCGCCGCGTCGTCGCGGTCGACTACGCGAGCCGGGCGCTCGACGAGGCGCGTCTGCGCGCGGACGAACGATTCGACGTCTGGGAGCTGAACCTCGCCGACCGGCGGGCGGTCACCGCGACGGCTGGCGAGCTCGGCGGCGAGGGCGACGTGTCGTTCCTGCTGGCCGACACGCTCGCCTACCTTCCGGAACAGACCCGGCGCAACGTGTACGGGATGATCCGCGTGCTCGCCGGCGAGCACGGCGTCGCCGTCGCCTCGTTCCCGACGCGGACATCGCGCCGGTTCGCACAGCAGTTGCCCGAGACCTGGCAACTCGCCCTGCCGTGGCTGCACGACGAGCTCGCCGCGCACGGGTTGCGGTTTCGCCTGTTGCGGCACGACCTGCGCGTCATCGCGGGCGAGCCCCGAGTCTTCGCCGTCGTCGTCATCGACGTCGGCGACCCTGATCGATCATGGGAGGCTGTACTCATGCAACGTGCCAAGCGGATGCTCCGCCGGGGCGCTGGCCCCGAGGCGCCCGAGCCGGCGCCCGTCGAGTCATCGGCGGATGCCGACGCGCGTGTGGCCGAACTCGAGCGCCGCGTCGCCGAGCTCACCGAGGAGATCGACGAGCTCCGCGAGGATTCGCGGCGCATCGCCGAGCTCTACGACCTCGTCTCGCAGCGGCTCGTCGACGAACGGGACTGA
- a CDS encoding bifunctional cytidylyltransferase/SDR family oxidoreductase: MSSPSTSPRTIAVILAGGVGSRVGLGLPKQLIKIAGKAIVEHTLERFEASEQLDEVLVMMNAETVHELDYLRGDERFAKLIGILPGGGTRNDTTKLAIAALAERGATDDTKVLFHDAVRPFVDDRILDDCIAALDEYDAVDTAIPSADTIIEVDDASVITGIPPRSTLRRGQTPQGFRLGTIRRAYEIAAGDPEFAATDDCGVVFSYLPEVPIKVVAGSAQNMKITEPLDIHIADKIFQLQSESLSTSTAGLPDLRSRSVVVLGGSYGIGAAIADLARAAGARTHVYSRSLTGTDVTSRKLVRRALSDAAEHGPIDYVVLTAGVLSISHLVRTPKSQLRHTLDVNLLAPAKVAQEAYEYLRESRGQLLLFTSSSYTRGRAGYSVYSATKAGVVNFTQALADEWSADGIRVNCVNPQRTRTPMRTSAFGDEPAESLLEPEAVAAASLRVLTADFTGQIVDVRVEAQRSAAPPRT, encoded by the coding sequence GTGAGTTCACCGAGTACGTCACCGCGAACGATCGCCGTGATCCTGGCGGGGGGTGTCGGGTCCCGCGTCGGACTCGGGCTGCCGAAGCAGCTCATCAAGATCGCCGGCAAGGCGATCGTCGAGCACACGCTCGAGCGGTTCGAGGCGAGTGAGCAGCTCGACGAGGTGCTCGTCATGATGAACGCCGAGACCGTGCACGAGCTCGACTACCTGCGCGGCGACGAGCGGTTCGCCAAGCTCATCGGCATCCTCCCCGGCGGTGGCACGCGCAACGACACGACGAAGCTCGCCATCGCGGCCCTCGCCGAGCGCGGTGCCACCGATGACACCAAGGTGCTCTTCCACGACGCCGTTCGTCCGTTCGTCGACGACCGGATCCTCGACGACTGCATCGCCGCGCTCGACGAGTACGACGCGGTCGATACCGCGATCCCGTCGGCCGACACGATCATCGAGGTCGACGACGCATCGGTGATCACGGGCATCCCGCCCCGCTCGACGCTGCGCCGCGGTCAGACCCCCCAGGGGTTCCGACTCGGCACCATCCGCCGGGCGTACGAGATCGCGGCGGGCGACCCCGAGTTCGCCGCCACCGACGACTGCGGCGTGGTCTTCAGCTACCTGCCCGAAGTGCCGATCAAGGTCGTGGCCGGCTCGGCGCAGAACATGAAGATCACCGAACCGCTCGACATCCACATCGCCGACAAGATCTTCCAGCTCCAGTCCGAATCGCTGAGCACGTCGACCGCGGGCCTGCCAGACCTCCGGAGTCGGTCGGTGGTCGTGCTCGGCGGCTCGTACGGCATCGGGGCGGCGATCGCCGACCTCGCCCGCGCCGCGGGCGCGCGCACGCACGTCTACAGCCGCAGCCTCACGGGCACGGATGTCACGTCTCGCAAGCTGGTGCGACGTGCGCTGTCGGATGCCGCGGAGCACGGCCCGATCGACTACGTCGTGCTCACCGCCGGCGTGCTGTCGATCTCGCACCTGGTGCGGACGCCGAAATCGCAGCTGCGGCACACGCTCGACGTCAACCTGCTCGCGCCCGCGAAGGTCGCGCAGGAGGCCTACGAGTACCTGCGGGAATCGCGCGGCCAGCTGCTGCTGTTCACCTCGAGCTCGTACACTCGCGGCCGAGCCGGCTACAGCGTGTACTCGGCGACGAAGGCGGGCGTCGTGAACTTCACCCAGGCGCTCGCCGACGAATGGTCGGCCGACGGCATTCGGGTGAACTGCGTCAACCCGCAGCGCACCCGCACGCCGATGCGCACGAGCGCGTTCGGCGACGAACCGGCCGAGTCGCTGCTCGAACCCGAGGCCGTGGCTGCCGCCTCGCTGCGGGTGCTCACCGCCGACTTCACCGGGCAGATCGTCGATGTGCGGGTCGAGGCCCAGCGCTCGGCGGCTCCTCCCCGTACTTGA
- a CDS encoding UDP-glucose dehydrogenase family protein, with protein sequence MRISVIGCGYLGAVHATAMAKLGHDVVGIDTDAAKIAKLASGVAPFFEPGLPELLDEALSTGRLRFSTSFADAADADVHFLAVGTPQQHDGDAADLRFVYAAIDALIGVARPGSLIAGKSTVPVGTAAALAERIREAGSGALLAWNPEFLREGFAVADTLTPDRIVYGVTDERATALLDEVYAQPLATGTPRIVTDLATAELVKTAANAFLATKISFINAMAEIAETTGADVTTLADAIGHDARIGRRFLNAGIGFGGGCLPKDIRAFTARAEELGRGESVAFLRQVDAINLRRRERVVDLAVEMLGGSVYERRIAVLGLTFKPDSDDVRDSPALDVAERLNGLGASVVATDPEGIANAQAKHPQLTYVADVSEALRGAELAVLVTEWGEYRSLDPEQTAALMDSARIIDGRNALEPAAWRAAGFEYRGLGR encoded by the coding sequence GTGCGGATTTCGGTGATCGGTTGCGGCTATCTCGGCGCCGTGCATGCGACGGCGATGGCGAAGCTGGGTCACGATGTGGTCGGCATCGACACCGATGCGGCGAAGATCGCGAAGCTCGCGTCGGGTGTCGCGCCCTTCTTCGAGCCGGGGCTTCCCGAACTGCTCGACGAGGCGCTCTCGACGGGGCGCCTGCGGTTCTCGACGTCCTTCGCCGACGCCGCCGACGCCGACGTGCACTTCCTGGCCGTGGGCACCCCGCAGCAGCACGACGGCGATGCGGCCGACCTGCGCTTCGTGTATGCGGCGATCGACGCGCTCATCGGCGTCGCACGCCCCGGATCGCTCATCGCGGGCAAGAGCACCGTTCCCGTCGGCACGGCGGCCGCACTGGCGGAGCGCATCCGCGAGGCCGGCAGCGGGGCACTGCTCGCGTGGAACCCCGAGTTCCTCCGCGAGGGCTTCGCCGTCGCCGACACCCTCACTCCCGACCGCATCGTCTACGGCGTCACCGACGAGCGCGCGACGGCGCTGCTCGACGAGGTCTACGCCCAGCCCCTCGCCACGGGCACCCCGCGGATCGTGACCGACCTCGCGACCGCCGAGCTCGTGAAGACCGCGGCGAACGCGTTCCTCGCCACCAAGATCTCGTTCATCAACGCGATGGCCGAGATCGCCGAGACCACCGGCGCGGATGTCACGACCCTCGCCGACGCGATCGGCCACGACGCCCGCATCGGCCGTCGGTTCCTGAACGCGGGCATCGGATTCGGCGGCGGCTGCCTGCCGAAGGACATCCGCGCCTTCACCGCGCGCGCCGAGGAGCTGGGTCGCGGCGAGTCGGTCGCGTTCCTCCGTCAGGTCGACGCGATCAACCTGCGCCGCAGGGAGCGCGTCGTCGACCTCGCGGTCGAGATGCTCGGCGGCTCGGTCTACGAGCGGCGCATCGCCGTGCTCGGCCTCACCTTCAAGCCCGACTCCGACGACGTCCGCGACTCGCCGGCACTCGACGTCGCCGAGCGCCTCAACGGGCTCGGTGCCTCGGTCGTCGCGACCGACCCCGAGGGCATCGCGAACGCGCAGGCGAAGCATCCGCAGCTGACCTACGTCGCGGACGTCTCGGAAGCCCTGCGCGGCGCCGAGCTCGCCGTGCTCGTGACCGAGTGGGGCGAGTACCGCTCCCTCGATCCCGAGCAGACCGCCGCTCTCATGGACTCGGCCCGCATCATCGACGGACGCAACGCACTCGAGCCCGCCGCCTGGCGCGCCGCCGGGTTCGAGTACCGCGGGCTGGGGCGCTGA
- a CDS encoding glycosyltransferase gives MTTISSSRSARLTGAAAEYQRANVLAASELFDAEHYAAWSGLTDASPFQLALHYLREGAHRGFSPHPFIEPLMFPGDVRHFLEAGLADAALRYLHSPDSTAHAWSPIFQPVEGVDPWEQLQRMQPDDRLPVPADFVGVAPTWAEARASIIQSGHRLALAARRRMAPVRSDWDDTAEAAWIARVEAERMSPVEQPLVSIIMPVWNRSTEVLHAIDSVRAQTHANWELLIVDDGSTDDTLQVVREAASADSRIIPVGVEHGGVCRARNAGIDHARGRYVAFLDSDNRWTPRFLELSLAGFGDEALGVYAALRITEADGTTRYRGGQVDFEDLLVENGIDMNSLVLHRSTLAEVGPFDEALKRWVDYDLVLRIAARGTLRYLPFVGCEYSNVGSADRITMKEPFTWRFRVAEKALIDWEREQAKPRPLAASVVVVMHEQGNRTIAHIDEVLRTTPDDCEVVLVDNASSAYVARVTDARYAANPRVRIRRAPRPVTTALAMNLGFAESQGRVVVFLDNHVELRRSWLEPILATLEADPDLIGVQPLITDATGTIESAGYVFTLPDARPVPFLKGHPPQDARRAPAVLSAVSGAAFAVRANAYQQARGLDALYRGDLATVDFCLRAAAGAENAFRRVDDSVAVQHPNPAIAKRITPFETVDNRLFLDRWSRNLPGAQLDRYEALGFDTVFLRPDGDLAGAATPVLVRRPTESTSTEVAPALRWAIKIGADYTRGGDGWGDIPFAEDLAAALTRHGQEVVIDRRHAFKRPTTYLDEVVLTIRGFHRAEPQPGAINVLWVISRPELVTFDEVRGYDLVFAASPKWAAWMSERTGVDVHVMLQATNPDRFHPADDSVDRSGEVLFVGGPRITEGGRRVVLDALAVDAPLALWGPRWGLVAPPERVRGEFLPFDEVPAAYRSASIVLNDHMPSMAEWGFVNNRTIDAIAAGTPVVSDEVEGLDEFEGAARSYHDLDELRTLLTDHRWVPDAQRMREISERVRSLHSFDARAQELLDEVLVVRRGRHGDVVR, from the coding sequence TTGACCACCATCTCCAGCAGTCGCTCCGCCCGGCTCACCGGCGCCGCAGCCGAGTACCAGCGTGCCAACGTCCTGGCGGCCAGTGAACTGTTCGACGCGGAGCACTACGCCGCGTGGTCCGGGCTGACGGATGCCTCGCCCTTTCAGCTCGCGCTCCACTACCTGCGCGAGGGAGCCCATCGCGGATTCTCGCCGCATCCGTTCATCGAACCGTTGATGTTCCCCGGCGATGTGCGCCACTTCCTCGAGGCGGGACTCGCGGACGCCGCATTGCGCTACCTCCACAGCCCCGACTCCACTGCGCACGCGTGGAGCCCGATCTTCCAACCCGTCGAGGGCGTCGATCCGTGGGAGCAGCTGCAGCGGATGCAGCCCGACGATCGCCTGCCGGTGCCGGCCGACTTCGTGGGCGTGGCCCCGACCTGGGCCGAAGCACGAGCATCGATCATCCAGAGCGGGCACCGGCTCGCACTCGCCGCCCGGCGACGGATGGCCCCCGTCCGCAGCGACTGGGATGACACCGCTGAAGCCGCGTGGATCGCACGGGTCGAGGCCGAGCGCATGTCGCCCGTCGAGCAGCCGCTGGTGTCGATCATCATGCCCGTTTGGAACCGTTCCACGGAGGTCCTGCACGCGATCGACTCCGTCCGCGCGCAGACCCACGCGAACTGGGAGCTGCTCATCGTCGACGACGGCTCGACGGATGACACGCTGCAGGTCGTTCGTGAGGCTGCTTCAGCGGACTCGCGGATCATCCCGGTCGGCGTCGAGCACGGGGGTGTCTGCCGCGCACGGAATGCCGGCATCGATCACGCACGGGGACGGTACGTCGCGTTCCTCGACAGTGACAATCGCTGGACGCCTCGCTTCCTCGAACTCTCGCTCGCTGGATTCGGAGACGAGGCGCTCGGGGTGTACGCCGCCCTTCGGATCACGGAGGCGGACGGAACGACTCGATACCGCGGTGGCCAGGTGGACTTCGAAGACCTGCTCGTCGAGAACGGCATCGACATGAACAGCCTCGTGCTGCATCGATCGACGCTCGCCGAGGTCGGCCCGTTCGACGAAGCCCTGAAGCGATGGGTCGACTACGATCTCGTGCTGCGTATCGCTGCTCGAGGCACCCTCCGATACCTCCCCTTCGTCGGCTGCGAGTACTCCAATGTCGGGTCCGCCGACCGCATCACCATGAAGGAACCGTTCACCTGGCGATTCCGCGTCGCCGAGAAGGCCTTGATCGACTGGGAGCGCGAGCAGGCGAAGCCGCGACCGCTTGCGGCGAGCGTGGTCGTCGTCATGCACGAGCAGGGGAACCGAACGATCGCGCACATCGACGAGGTGCTGCGTACCACTCCCGACGACTGCGAGGTCGTTCTCGTCGACAACGCCTCGAGCGCGTACGTCGCGCGGGTCACCGACGCACGCTACGCCGCCAATCCGCGCGTGCGCATCCGTCGTGCCCCCCGCCCGGTCACCACTGCGCTCGCGATGAATCTCGGATTCGCCGAGTCGCAGGGTCGAGTCGTGGTGTTCCTCGACAATCACGTCGAACTGCGCCGCTCATGGCTCGAGCCCATTCTCGCGACGCTCGAGGCCGACCCCGATCTCATCGGCGTGCAGCCGCTCATCACGGATGCCACCGGAACCATCGAATCGGCAGGGTACGTGTTCACGCTCCCGGACGCGCGGCCGGTGCCGTTCCTCAAGGGGCATCCGCCTCAGGACGCGCGCCGTGCTCCCGCCGTGCTGTCCGCGGTGAGCGGTGCGGCCTTCGCGGTTCGCGCCAACGCATATCAGCAGGCGCGCGGTCTCGATGCCCTGTATCGCGGCGATCTGGCGACCGTCGACTTCTGCCTTCGCGCCGCCGCAGGAGCCGAGAACGCGTTCCGCAGAGTTGACGATTCGGTCGCCGTTCAGCACCCCAACCCCGCGATCGCCAAGCGGATCACGCCGTTCGAGACGGTGGACAACCGGCTCTTCCTGGACCGCTGGTCACGCAACCTGCCCGGCGCTCAGCTCGACCGATACGAAGCGCTCGGCTTCGACACGGTCTTCCTTCGTCCCGACGGCGATCTCGCCGGTGCCGCCACGCCCGTTCTCGTGCGCCGGCCGACGGAGTCGACATCGACGGAGGTCGCGCCCGCACTCCGCTGGGCGATCAAGATCGGTGCCGATTACACCAGGGGCGGTGACGGTTGGGGGGATATCCCGTTCGCCGAGGACCTCGCCGCTGCGCTGACTCGACACGGTCAAGAGGTCGTCATCGATCGCCGCCATGCGTTCAAGCGGCCCACGACGTACCTCGATGAGGTCGTTCTCACGATCCGCGGGTTCCACCGAGCCGAACCCCAGCCCGGTGCGATCAACGTCCTGTGGGTGATCAGCCGGCCCGAGCTCGTGACCTTCGACGAAGTGCGGGGGTACGATCTCGTCTTCGCGGCGTCGCCGAAGTGGGCCGCGTGGATGAGCGAGCGCACCGGAGTCGATGTGCACGTCATGCTGCAGGCGACGAACCCCGATCGCTTCCATCCGGCGGATGACTCGGTGGATCGAAGCGGGGAAGTGCTGTTCGTCGGCGGCCCGCGCATCACCGAGGGCGGGCGGCGAGTCGTGCTCGATGCGCTCGCGGTGGACGCGCCGCTCGCGCTCTGGGGACCCCGCTGGGGACTGGTCGCACCACCCGAGCGCGTGCGAGGTGAATTCCTGCCCTTCGACGAGGTGCCCGCCGCCTATCGATCGGCATCGATCGTCTTGAACGACCACATGCCGTCGATGGCCGAATGGGGCTTCGTCAACAACCGAACGATCGATGCGATCGCCGCCGGGACCCCGGTCGTGAGCGACGAGGTCGAGGGCCTCGACGAGTTCGAGGGCGCCGCGCGGAGCTATCACGATCTCGATGAGCTGCGCACGTTGCTCACCGATCACCGTTGGGTCCCGGATGCGCAGCGCATGCGTGAGATCAGCGAGCGAGTGCGCTCGCTGCACTCGTTCGACGCTCGTGCGCAGGAACTTCTCGACGAGGTGCTCGTCGTTCGCCGGGGCCGGCACGGGGATGTCGTACGCTGA
- a CDS encoding acyl-CoA dehydrogenase family protein, which yields MSFEPLASDFYGYYDLLTDREREALGELRAWLEADVKPIIGGYWERAEFPMQVVKPLADLGVLSYAWEETAPFENSTLFRGFVALELARVDASVSTFVGVQNGLATGSLAVGGSKEQREEWIPKLASGEILGAFGLTEPLSGSDSAKGLRTTARREGDEWVLNGQKRWIGNATFSDITIIWAKDEGDGQVKGFIVPTSTPGYSATKIEGKISLRPVQNADITLTDVRVPESLRLQNANSFRDTAAVLRATRAEVAWAAVGTSVGAYEAALDYAKQRVQFGKPIASHQLIQEHLVNSLGNITASLGMVVRASQLQDAGRLGDEHSALAKAYATARMRETVAWAREACGGNGIVLDHHVARFFADAEALYSYEGTREMNTLIVGRAITGEAAFV from the coding sequence ATGTCCTTCGAACCGCTCGCGAGCGACTTCTACGGCTACTACGACCTGCTGACCGACCGCGAGCGCGAGGCGCTCGGCGAGCTGCGGGCCTGGCTCGAGGCCGACGTGAAGCCGATCATCGGCGGCTACTGGGAGCGAGCCGAGTTCCCGATGCAGGTCGTGAAGCCGCTCGCCGACCTGGGCGTGCTCTCGTACGCCTGGGAGGAGACCGCGCCCTTCGAGAACTCGACGCTCTTCCGCGGCTTCGTCGCCCTCGAGCTCGCCAGGGTGGATGCCTCGGTGAGCACGTTCGTCGGCGTGCAGAACGGCCTCGCGACCGGATCGCTGGCCGTCGGCGGCTCGAAGGAGCAGCGCGAGGAGTGGATCCCGAAGCTCGCCTCGGGCGAGATCCTCGGTGCGTTCGGCCTCACCGAACCGCTCTCGGGGTCGGATTCGGCCAAAGGCCTTCGCACCACCGCGCGCCGCGAAGGCGATGAGTGGGTGCTGAACGGCCAGAAGCGCTGGATCGGCAACGCCACCTTCTCGGACATCACGATCATCTGGGCCAAGGACGAGGGCGACGGGCAGGTCAAGGGCTTCATCGTGCCGACCTCGACGCCGGGCTACTCGGCCACCAAGATCGAGGGCAAGATCAGCCTGCGCCCCGTGCAGAACGCCGACATCACGCTCACCGACGTGCGCGTGCCCGAGTCGCTGCGACTGCAGAACGCGAACTCGTTCCGCGACACCGCCGCCGTGCTGCGCGCCACGCGCGCCGAGGTGGCCTGGGCCGCGGTCGGCACCTCGGTCGGGGCGTACGAGGCGGCCCTCGACTACGCGAAGCAGCGCGTGCAGTTCGGCAAGCCGATCGCGTCGCACCAGCTCATCCAGGAGCACCTCGTCAACAGCCTCGGCAACATCACCGCGTCGCTCGGCATGGTCGTGCGCGCCTCGCAGCTGCAGGACGCGGGCCGGCTCGGCGACGAGCACTCGGCGCTCGCCAAGGCGTACGCGACCGCGCGCATGCGCGAGACGGTCGCCTGGGCCCGGGAGGCCTGCGGCGGCAACGGCATCGTGCTCGACCACCACGTGGCCCGCTTCTTCGCCGACGCCGAGGCGCTCTACTCGTACGAGGGCACCCGTGAGATGAACACGCTCATCGTGGGTCGCGCGATCACGGGCGAGGCGGCGTTCGTCTGA
- the manA gene encoding mannose-6-phosphate isomerase, class I yields the protein MFVAIRNTPRDYAWGSTTDIAGFLGVEPSGGPEAELWLGAHAGSPAQIVDPAQTGGASDLAAWIQFDPHTALGAESAAEGRLPFLLKLLAAGGPLSLQAHPTPDQARAGFAREEAEGVPIDAYDRNYKDAFHKPELVVAVSETFDALSGFRPLGEVRDILELLRRADASDAAPAPGALDLLEQHLDIGLADTVEWLLRDGRGEDTGQAVWVVERVVRLARSREAEESAYADSFATVVDLSVAYPGDPGIVISLLLNRVRLRRGEALFLAAGNIHAYLHGLGIELMAASDNVLRGGLTPKHIDVSELLEVLDFTPMAPPRLEPERASPGVLTFRPDVPDFVLHRVEPGEGGSSSIELDGPAIVLVEGDAVRLEGALGGVDVPRGGAVYITPDEGRLSVSGRGVAWIATNG from the coding sequence ATGTTTGTCGCGATCCGCAACACCCCGCGCGATTACGCGTGGGGCTCGACCACCGACATCGCCGGGTTCCTCGGCGTGGAACCGTCGGGCGGGCCCGAGGCCGAGTTGTGGCTCGGTGCGCATGCCGGATCGCCGGCGCAGATCGTCGATCCCGCGCAGACCGGCGGGGCATCCGATCTCGCTGCCTGGATCCAGTTCGACCCGCATACTGCGCTCGGCGCCGAGTCGGCCGCCGAAGGCCGGCTGCCGTTCCTGCTGAAGCTGCTCGCGGCGGGTGGCCCGCTGTCGCTGCAGGCGCATCCCACACCCGACCAGGCGCGGGCGGGTTTCGCCCGCGAAGAGGCCGAGGGCGTCCCGATCGACGCGTACGACCGCAACTACAAGGACGCGTTCCACAAGCCCGAGCTCGTCGTCGCCGTCAGCGAGACCTTCGATGCGCTGTCGGGCTTCCGGCCGCTCGGCGAGGTGCGCGACATCCTCGAGCTGCTCAGGCGAGCGGATGCCTCGGATGCCGCGCCGGCACCCGGCGCGCTCGACCTGCTGGAGCAGCATCTCGACATCGGACTCGCCGACACCGTCGAGTGGCTGCTGCGCGACGGGCGCGGCGAAGACACGGGGCAGGCCGTGTGGGTCGTCGAGCGCGTCGTGCGGCTCGCCCGCTCGCGCGAGGCCGAGGAATCCGCCTACGCCGACTCGTTCGCGACGGTCGTCGACCTCTCGGTCGCGTATCCGGGCGACCCCGGCATCGTGATCTCGCTGCTGCTGAACCGGGTGCGGCTGCGCCGCGGCGAGGCGCTCTTCCTCGCCGCCGGCAACATCCACGCCTACCTGCACGGGCTCGGCATCGAGTTGATGGCGGCGAGCGACAACGTGCTGCGCGGCGGCTTGACGCCCAAGCACATCGACGTGTCCGAGCTGCTCGAGGTGCTCGACTTCACGCCGATGGCCCCGCCGCGCCTCGAGCCCGAGCGCGCGTCGCCGGGGGTGTTGACGTTCCGTCCCGACGTGCCCGACTTCGTGCTGCACCGCGTCGAGCCGGGCGAGGGCGGGTCGTCGTCGATCGAGCTCGACGGCCCGGCCATCGTGCTCGTGGAGGGGGACGCGGTGCGTCTCGAGGGCGCGCTCGGCGGGGTCGACGTGCCGCGCGGGGGAGCGGTCTACATCACGCCCGATGAGGGTCGGCTGAGCGTGTCGGGCCGCGGTGTCGCCTGGATCGCAACCAACGGATGA